The following are encoded together in the Cynocephalus volans isolate mCynVol1 chromosome 4, mCynVol1.pri, whole genome shotgun sequence genome:
- the LOC134376584 gene encoding olfactory receptor 8K1-like has translation MENCNHTAMTEVTEFILMGITDNPRLQAPLLGIFLVIYLVTVMGNLGMIIVTHLDSKLHTPMYFFLRHLSITDLGYSTVIGPKMMVNFVVHKNTISYNWCATQLTFFEIFIITELFILSAMAYDRYVAICKPLLYVVLMAEKVRWGLVLTPYLYSTFVSLFLTIKLFKLSFSGSNMIDYFYCDSLLLMSMLCSDTRELELIILIFAGCNLLSSLLIVLVSYMFILVTILRMSSTKGRYKAFSTCSAHLTVVVVFYGTLLFIYLQPKSSHNFGIDKMASVFYTLVIPMLNPLIYSLRNKEVKDALKRMLPNYFRILN, from the coding sequence ATGGAGAACTGCAATCACACTGCAATGACCGAGGTGACTGAATTTATTCTCATGGGGATCACTGATAACCCTAGGCTGCAGGCACCCCTCCTTGGAATCTTCCTCGTCATATACTTGGTCACAGTGATGGGCAATCTGGGCATGATTATCGTGACCCATTTGGACTCCAAGCtacacacccccatgtactttttccttagACATTTGTCGATTACTGATCTTGGCTACTCAACTGTCATTGGCCCCAAAATGATGGTTAACTTTGTGGTGcacaaaaacaccatttcctaCAATTGGTGTGCCACCCAGCTAACATTCTTTGAGATTTTCATCATCACTGAACTTTTTATTCTATCAGcaatggcctatgaccgctatgtAGCCATCTGCAAACCTCTTCTCTATGTGGTCCTCATGGCAGAGAAAGTACGTTGGGGGCTGGTACTTACTCCCTATCTCTACAGCACATTTGTGTCTCTATTTCTCACAATTAAGTTATTTAAATTGTCCTTCTCTGGCTCTAACATGATCGATTATTTTTACTGTGACAGTCTCCTTCTGATGTCTATGCTCTGTTCTGACACTCGTGAATTAGAGTTGATCATTTTGATCTTCGCAGGCTGTAATTTGCTGTCTTCTCTCTTGATTGTTCTTGTATCCTACATGTTTATTCTTGTGACCATTCTCAGGATGAGCTCAACCAAGGGAAGGtacaaagccttctccacctgtagCGCCCATCTGACAGTGGTGGTTGTGTTCTATGGgaccttattatttatttacctgCAACCCAAATCCAGCCATAATTTTGGTATTGATAAAATGGCCTCTGTGTTTTACACCCTGGTGATCCCTATGCTGAATCCATTGATCTACAGCCTAAGaaacaaagaagtgaaagatgCACTAAAGAGAATGTTACCTAATTATTTCAGAATTCTCAATTAA